DNA from Denticeps clupeoides chromosome 7, fDenClu1.1, whole genome shotgun sequence:
CTGGTGGTTCTGGTTGATTTCTCAGTGTGAACGTGGCCTGTGGTCCAGCAGAGGAGAGGCTGCTGCTGACTGGACTTCATGCTGTGGCGGACATCTTCTGTGAGAGCTGCCATACCACGCTAGGATGGAAATATGTAAGGACACATGGCACCATTTAAGGGTCCCGGCATGAAATGTTCACTTTGTGACATTATGTAacgttaatacgagttcccccggcctgtctatggtcctgcagtggctagaaatggcgataggagtgctttggtcattctgcttcaccgatcagagagcggcagctcagatggtcagatcagGAATttgttacctcccatttcttaTGATTTTttcgcccagagaatttcccgcccctcctctAAAAAAGGAGCTCCagtgaccgtcatggcttgaaaatgtccTCGTCCTGCCGTTGtccttctcattagcatttaaagcaccAAAACGGCTCGTCCTGGGGAAATGTCATTGCGGGACTGGATTAAAGTCTGGTCATTGGTGCAAAATGTGTATGGACTGCGGACTTTCCAGTCCCTCTGGCAGAGTTCCTGCTAAATATCTCACCTCCCTCCCAGTAAATGTttatcaaaatgcatttttaaccaGCTGGAAGTGTGCCTGTGATGGTCCGGCTCACACAACCTGCTCTTCTCTGTGTTCAGGAGCAGGCGTTTGAGCTGAGCCAGAAGTACAAGGAGGGAAAGTTCATCATTGAAGTTTCCCACATGATCAAGGATAACGGGTGGGACTGAGCAGGGAGGAGAAACGAACTCCCGCATGACACGACATGTCTCTGCTTGTGGCTTAGCTAACCGTAGCATTTgatgtgcatttttataatgttgCTCAAAGTCCAGAACCTGAGCGAGAGATAAAAGCATGGTGGAATTTCATGTCCCGTGTTCTCTTGGTTCTGCTGGAATTATTTCTGTACAGACGAGAATAATAATTACAGGATTATGTTCATCTGGGACAGTTTTTAATCAACGACATGGGTTTACTGTTTGAGGGGAAAGCTGAGTAAGGATGAAGTTGAATTTTGAATATTACCAAAATTTTCATGCCACAAATTAAGTGCAAAACAATGCAGAATTTGAATGCATACAGAGTAGGTATAGATAAAGTGCaatgtatataagatttattttgtgtgagtgtgagagactGCGAGTCGTTTTATGAGTTGACTTTCATTTGTATGCATATAGTGAGTGAGGTTTCAACACATCCACCAGAAGAGCAGTGCTACACCCGCTGGTTTGTGCAGTTACGGACGCATGAGTAGAGTAGATGTGTTCTGATGTGCTTATATGCAAATATACTGGCAAATCAATATGCTGTTCCTGAACTCTTCAAATTACGTGAAGTAATTCTAGTTATTTAAAaggatttaattaaaattattactgtttttcaaataaaatatgcaaatacagGCTGACATTTAGCATGTATAGCAGCATTACAAATTGGTTGTATGAAATGACTtttgttttgtatgtgttttactATTAAAGATTTTAGCATTAATACTCAATTCTCCTGTGTTCATTAGGATGTCAGTGCAAATAAAACTATCGCTGGTCGTCCCTAACTGACTACTCACTAAGGAATCTAGTTTCTATATTAATATTGATTGGATATTACCTTCTCAAAACTGTTGTAGGGGATCTGGGCGTTCTCTTAGATCCCTCATGTTTGATTTACACCTCGTGTCACTCTCCACAATTTCATTTGCCACCTCTGgtcttttctgtcattttgttctctgacaccttggtggattgggatttgaaccggcaaccttctgattacggggctacttccttaaccaataggccaccactgtatataaaaatgatGTTGGGCTTGTGAAATCACTATATAAATTACATAcacttattttaattaatattattcattagactgttttttattgatgtattttttatatttgtatatattacatACACTTCACTTGAGAGGTGAATatggatttttatttgttaattcacatatatcaaaaattattttatgcagATATTGTCATACAACCTAATAGATGTTTGTTCACCAAAGGTCTGGAGAACAGTACAATAATGAGTGTCTACAgcaactgtgaagcatggaggttTCTTGCCAGTTTGAAGTGGCATTTTGATGAAAGGATACTTATTCACAAAGAAATACCATCAGGTATGATGGATACCCAAAtttgttctgcagcaggacaacaaccctaaacaTACAGCCAATGTCATTAAGAACAATCTTCAagataaagaataaaaaggaaTCTCGGAGATGATGGTATGATCCCACACCCCAAGACATTTGATCTACCTGTACTATGTTatcaaatacatacatacagtcatggccaaaagttttgagaatgacacaaatactggttttcgcaaagtttgctgcttcagtgtttttaatcAACTTTTGggtcaaatcctgactgatggcaaccttttccttcataatcagtgcttggagtttgtcagaattgtttagtttttatttgaggcttgaccacaagttctaaattggattaagttcctgggagtttcctggccatggacccaaaattttaatgttttgttccccgagccacttagttctcactttggccttatggcacggagCTTCATCGTGCTTGAAAACTCACCTTTCCTCTCCGGACAATAATTTTttcagatgccccaaacaatcagaaaggggcaaATGGGCAGAGAAAATGACGTTACTCCAGTCCTCAGCAGGCCAACCCCTCTACTTTTGCAGAATTTCACCCTgaccttgatgtttttcttggagaagtttttgatgatctgataaatggtttaggtgcaatcttagaaGCAGCGATATTCTTGCCTGTGATGCCTTTTTATGCGACACAACAATGACTGcctgtgtttccttgcaggtaaccatggttaacagaggtagaacaatgatttcaagcatcaccctccttttaaagcactcagtctgctattctaactcagtcagcatgacagaatgatctccaccCTTGTTGCTCTTCAACACTCTTACTTGCGTTAAAGAGatgatcactgaaatgatctcagcagggcCTTTTGTGGcatggctgaaatgcagtggaaatgttttttgggattaagttcgtTTTCATGGAACTTTTCGCAACATTCTttagtatatgcaaattgccattaTAAAAAAggagcaaactttgtgaaaaccagtatttgtgtcattctcaaaacttttggccacgactgcaCATGAGAAGCGGCACTGGATTTCCATTGGTTCATGAAACAGGAAGCAGAATGCAGAGCGCGGCCGGATTCAGGGGcagaactacatttcccagcatgcctcgcGCACTTCCGTTGACGTGTCCACAGCGAGCCGGGCCGATTTAAACTTCGGCTGCAGAAAGGCTATTTTACATCCAGATTCCAGACTCTCGGAAGAATTCGGTCACCACTCCTAATTTTGCGTGAAGTTTACGATGTCCGGGAAAATTAAGAGTAGGAGTGCGGCGAATGCCGACCTGACTTCGGGAAGCATCTCCTGCGATGAGCGCATTTTACGGGATTGTCATCAGATGTACACCGATGGGGACAGCGGTGAGTTTAGGCCATGGCGGGTACCTGAAATGGGTCTTGGGGCGAGTGCCGGTGTTGTACCGTATTCGACCAAATCGTAGGAAGAGTGCAGTCGGATCAGCTTCTCGGATTAATAAATCCAGTTTTATTATTCAATACTTATTTGCTTTCAGTTGCTGTTGACATTATTCATTTAAGTTTTTTAGCATTGACTTTATGATATTTGTATAGCTTTATTATACCTCAACATCTTGAGCagttgtggtgcagtggtggcctagcggttaaggaagcggcccaaggtgccactgaggtgccactgagcaaaggactgtccccacacactgctccccgggtgcctgtcatggctgcccaatgctcactcagggtgatgggataaattcagaggacaaatttcgctgtgtgcactgtgagctgtgctgctgtgtatcacatgtgacaatccctCTAGGCAGGGGTCACATCACGCTGTGGACGTCTTGAAATGACTGCTTTTCCTTCCACTCCGTTTTCAGGGCTCATAACTATCGCCCAGTCCGTGGGCTTGACCCTCTTGCCGCCACGTAAAAAGATCACCGTGCTGCTGATGGGGAATCACTCTGCGGGGAAGAGCACCTTCATTAACTGGTGAGTCGGTGACAGTGCCGCCCGGGCGCTTGCCGCTCGCTCCGCCTGACCTCTGTGCTGACCTTCGCAGGTATGTTGAGGAGCATATCCAGAGGACCGGGGTGGCCATTGAGACCCAGGGCTTCAGCTTTGTCACCAGCGGTCGGAAGAGAGAGTCCCTGACGGTGAGTGGAGCACCAGGGCTGCGGCCTTCAGCCTCGCTTCTCAACTGAAGACTTTTTATCTGTTTGTAGGGGAATGCGACCCTTCACCTCTACCCCCATTTCAAACCTTTACAAGAGTTTAAAGGTCAGTGGTATGATGGATTTATCGGTGGTTTCACTTGGTCTTACCTTTTAATCTCCAAACCCGCAAGGCGTGGCCGAATATCTGAGCACCGAGGTCTGCACATCCCGCCAGAAGCGCTTCAGCCTGGTGACTTTTGTTGACACCCCAGGTCTTGTGGATGGGGACATGAAGTACCCCTTTGATGTAGACCAGGCCATCCTGTGGttaggtgtgtgtttggagttGTGTGCGTTTGCTGGTTTTCACGTTCACGCTGTGACCACCACAATCCCGCCTGTCCGTAGGTGAGCTGTGTGACCTCATCTTGGTTTTTTTTGACCCAATGGGTCAGGCTCTGTGCAAACGCACTCTGAACATCGTGGAAAAGCTCAACGAGAAGCAGGGGGACCGGCTGCGTTTCTACCTCAGCAAAGCCGATGAGGCGGGGGGCGAGTCCGACCGGCAGGTAATGGCCGACCATGCTAAACGGCGGATACGAGGATTGAAGGCTGTTCTAACACCCGCCCTCTTCTCAGAGAGTGATGATGCAGATTGTTCAGGAACTCTGCAAGCGTCCGGGGCTCAACAAGTGTGGTTTTGATATGCCCACTATTTATGTGCCCAACCCAAACAAGGTAGAGTAACTAGTCCTATCCCATCTTCCAAACATTATAGGAAGGGAAATATATCAGTTCACTAATTATTGTatacacacatttcattaaGGAACATAGTAAATAGTGTACGGTCAGGTGATAGTCGCCAATTCATGTAGCATGTGTGcctttttat
Protein-coding regions in this window:
- the ypel3 gene encoding protein yippee-like 3 encodes the protein MVKLTKARTFHAYLDSCHRRYSCVHCRAHLANHDDLISKSFQGSQGRAYLFNAVVNVACGPAEERLLLTGLHAVADIFCESCHTTLGWKYEQAFELSQKYKEGKFIIEVSHMIKDNGWD
- the LOC114794664 gene encoding uncharacterized protein LOC114794664, translated to MSGKIKSRSAANADLTSGSISCDERILRDCHQMYTDGDSGLITIAQSVGLTLLPPRKKITVLLMGNHSAGKSTFINWYVEEHIQRTGVAIETQGFSFVTSGRKRESLTGNATLHLYPHFKPLQEFKGVAEYLSTEVCTSRQKRFSLVTFVDTPGLVDGDMKYPFDVDQAILWLGELCDLILVFFDPMGQALCKRTLNIVEKLNEKQGDRLRFYLSKADEAGGESDRQRVMMQIVQELCKRPGLNKCGFDMPTIYVPNPNKPSRCVNQIEEVCRTVEKTINQTVQNTLNSLEKDCELTIEAISETLSNDRQCRVENRRARCKGCVFGMLGFMVPLLLLAVLLLSSVSREVMVMALGDNGTDMLELYLSPAEKALESMSSDVQLYCSIGLVLLSFILILIARFSFRTKHTLSGRQKRQLQEKLEYVQDVVKSKKKTLYEEYLRQSVCDHDLA